The DNA window AGCTACGCGTAAGCTTTAACAACACCAAGTCGTCGCTAAAGCAAACCGAGCTGAGCTACAACCAGTCGCTAAACAACCTGAAGAACCAGATGGGCATGCCGCTCGATAGCGTAATTGTGCTACCCGATGCTGTTCCCGAATTTACATTCGACCGCATGGCAACCGAAGCCATTACCGATAGTACGATAGAGAGAAGGAGCGACTACCAGATTCTGAAAACGAATATGGCGCTTACCGAGCTTGATAAGAGGAAGAGTATCGCCTCGTACCTTCCAACCCTATCAAGCTACTACAACTTTAACTACAACGCCATGAACCAGGAGTTTAAGTTTTACGAGTCAAGCCAGAAGTGGTTTAACAGCCAGTCGATTGGACTTAAGCTTTCGATTCCTATTTTCTCGGGCTTTCAGAGGTATCAGCGCCTCAACCAGGCGAAGCTGAACATTGCCAAGAGCCAAGAAAACCTGAAGCTAACCGAGCAGAATATCCGCGTCCAAATTTCGAACTACGAAATTCAGTACCGCAACGCTTTGGACAACATACAGAACGAGAAGGAGAACTTAGACTTGGCCCAAAGGGTGTACGCCAATACGCAGCTCGAGTGTAAGCAGGGTGTAAGCAAGACGCTCGACCTTGTTCAGGCAGAAACCTCCCTGCGCGAGGCTCAGAACAACTACTTCAATAAGCTGCTAAGCCTTTATATCGCCAAGATAGACTACGAGCAGTCGAAGGGGAACCTCGAAAACTTTATAAACAACCAACTCAAATAGATATTGTATGAAAAGATTAGTAGCCATTATAGTTGCCGTAGTCCTCGTTGCACTAATTGTTTTTAGGCTAAAGAGCAACCACGAAAAGATTAACGCCAAGCAGAACGTAAGCACCGACCTAGCCTATACCAGCGTCGACGTTGCTCCTGTAAAGAGTATGCAGCTCGAGCAAGATCTGAGCTTGGTTGGATATCTGGATGCTTCGAAGGAGATTGTTATATCGGCAGAGGCGCAAGGCACCATCACATCTCTAAATATAGAGCTGGGACAATCGGTAGCCCAGGGTTATACCATTGCCCTTATCGACAGCAGGCAAAAGCAGCTGGCGCTTAAGACTGCGCAGCTGAGCTTAAAAAAGTTGACCAAAGATTTAGCCCGATATAAGAGCCTTTATCAGGGTGGAAGCGCCACCGAGCAGCAGGTTGACGATGCGCAGAACGCCTACGAGAACGCCGTTGTTCAGGAGCAGCTGGCCGCTAAGCAGCTAGCCGATGCTACCGTTAAATCGCCTATCAGCGGTATTATATCGAAGAAAACGGTTGAGCGTGGGACCTTTGTTAATGTTGGCAACCCCATTGCTACCATCGTAGACATCAACCAAATGAAGATTAAGCTCAACGTTTCGGAGGCCAATGTTTACCTGCTAAAGCAAGGCGACAAGGCAACAATTACGACAGAGGTATACCCTTCGGCTACGTTTACCGGAAAAATTAGCTTCATCAGCCCTAAGGGAGACGAGGCGCATAACTATCAGGTAGAGCTGCTAATTGCCAATAACGGTAAGAATCGTCTTAGAGCAGGCACCTTCGCCAATGTGCATTTCGACCTTCCATCTAGGGCTAAGGTTCTCTGCATCCCACGCGAAGCGCTACAGGGGAGCGTAAAGGACGCTCAGGTTTACGTTGTTGATAACGGTAAAGCCGTACTTCGCCGCATTACGGTTAGCGGGGGCAACGACAAATTCTTGGAGGTTACCTCGGGTCTTAGCGAAGGCGAAAAGGTGGTAACTACCGGACAGGTAAACCTTACCGATGGCAAAGCAATAAAAGTAAACAACTAAACAAAGCGTATAAACATGTCAATAACTGAAGTTGCAATTAAACGACCTACGCTGGTAGTTGTTGCCTTTGCGGTATTGGCCATTCTGGGTATCACCTCGTATTCGCTCTTGAACTACGACCTGATCCCCAAGATGAACATTCCCGTAGTTAGTATCGTAACCACCTATCCGGGGGCTTCGGCCAACGAGGTGGAAAGCTCCGTGACCAAAAAGGTGGAAGATGCAGTTTCGTCGTTGGAGAATATCAAGAACCTCTACTCGACATCGCAGGAGGGTGTGTCGAGCGTGATTATAGAGCTCGAGTCGAGCGCCGATCCTAACCGTGCCCTTCAGGATGCTCAGCGTAAGATCAACGCTATGGTATCGCAGCTGCCTACTGGATCAAAAACTCCTTCTATCAATAAGTTCTCGACCGACGAGATGCCTATCATAAAGCTGGGTGTTACCGGAAAGATGGAGCCAACAAAGCTATACCAGCTTACCGACGATGAGATAAAACCTCAGCTTTCGAAGATAAACGGGGTGGGACAAATTACGCTTGTTGGTGGTAGCGAACGCGAGGTTAAGATAAATGTCAACAAGCAGAAGCTCGATACCTACAAGCTTTCCATCAGCCAGGTTTACCAGGCTATTCAGGGCGCCAACCTCGAAATGCCTACCGGAAAGGTAGAGGGAGATCTGAAGCAGTATACCGTTCGTCTTTTGGGTAAGGTCAACTCGTTTGATAAAATCAGAAACATTACGGTTGCCACCAACGCAGCGGGCAGCATCGTTAAGCTCTCGGATGTGGCCGATGTGGTAGATGGGATAGCCGAGATGAATACCACCAGCCGCATTAACGGGAAAACATCAATCGGTATTCTTATCGTAAAGCAAACCGATGCCAATACGGTGGATGTTTGTAAGCAGGTTAAGGAGCAGATCGTAAAGCTCGAAAAGCAGTACGCTGACAAGGGCATTAAGTTTGACGTTGCCTCAGACAGCTCGACCTATACGCTTGCTTCTGCCAACGCTGTAATGGAAGACCTTATGTTTGCCATTATTTTGGTAGCGATGGTGATGTTCTTCTTCCTGCATAGCATCCGTAACTCGTTTATTGTGCTAATCTCCATTCCTTGTTCCATTATTTCGGTGTTCGTAGCGATGTACATCTTTAACTTTTCGCTAAACCTGCTCACCTTAATGGCGCTATCGCTGGTAATTGGTATTCTGGTGGACGACTCCATTGTGGTGCTCGAAAATATTTACCGACACCTCGAAATGGGTAAGGATAAGCGTAAAGCTGCGCTAGATGGCCGAAATGAGATTGGCTATACTGCTGTTGCCATCACCATGGTAGACGTGGTGGTATTTCTTCCTCTCTCGCTGGTATCTGGTATGATTGGAAATATGCTTCGCGAGTTTTCGTTGGTAATTGTCTTTTCGACGCTGATGAGCTTGATTGTATCGTTTACCGTTACTCCGTTGCTGGCATCGCGCTTTAGTAAGATTGAGCAGCTAACCCGCAACACGCTTATTGGGCGCTTTGCGCTATGGTTCGAGAAGTTTTTCGATAAGCTGGTACACACCTACGAGCGAGTACTTCGCTGGGCATTAAATCACCGCAAAGTGGTTTACGCTACTGTAACAGCGCTTATCATACTATCTTTTTCGCTGGTTGGAATGGGCCTTATTGGTGCCGCCTTCTCGAAGGATGGTGACCGCGGTGAGTTTGTTATTAAGCTCGAAGGCGAGCCTCAAAATACCATCCACCAAACGGCGTTGCTTGTAGAGCGCGTTGAGGGCTTGCTCAGAAAGCACCCCGAGGTGACTAAGGTATTCTCCAACGTGGGCTACTCTAGCTCCGACCTAGGTGGAGGAAATAGCACTGCCTACAAGGCCGAGATTACCGTGACCCTTGTTCCAAAGGAAGAGCGTACAACCCCTGTTGACGTATTTGCCGCTAACATAAAGAAGGAGATTCAGTCGATATCTGGATTAAAGGTTAGCGCCACCCAGGCCAACATTATGGGTAATGCCGACGATGCCCCTATTCAGGTTCTTTTGCGCGGGGCTAACGTTACTCGACTATACGCCATGGCCGATAGCGTAATGAAGGTGGTAAAGCAGGTTCCTGGAACCAACGACGTAAAGCTATCTATCGATAGAAGTAAACCCGAGATGCAAATTCAGCTCGATCGCGAAAAGATGGAGCGCATGGGGCTATCGGTTCAGCAGGTTGGAAGCGTACTAAACCTAGCCCTTGCCGGAAATACCGACCTTCAGTATGCCGAGGGCGATAAGGATTACGACATCAACGTAAAGCTCGACCAGTTTGATAGAAACCGTGTAGAAGATATCGGATCGCTCACCGTTTTGAATAAAAGCGGCCAGCTGGTGGAGGTTAGCAGCTTTGCTAACATACTCCAGTCGCAGGGGCCAAACAAGCTCGAGCGCTACAACCGTGTTCCTTCCATCACCGTTAAATCGTCGGTGTTCGGACGTCCTATGGGAACGGTAGGCGCCGAGGTAAAGAAGGCTATTGGCGAGCAGATTCACCCCGGGGAGATTACCATTGACTACAAAGGTCAGATGGAGCGCCAAGGCGACGCATTCGGTAGCCTGTTTACGGCAATCATTGCTGCTCTTGTCTTTGTTTACCTCATTATGGTAGCGCTCTACAACTCGTATCTCTATCCGTTTGTGGTGATGTTCTCTATCCCAGCGGCTATTGTGGGGGCGCTATTTGCGCTAGCTCTAACTGGCGAGTACCTGACTATATTCTCCATCATCGGTATGATTATGCTTATCGGGTTGGTGGCTAAGAATGCGATCCTTATTGTAGACTTTGCCAACAAGCAGCGCGAGCAGGGTGCTTCGGTTTATGACGCCCTTATTGAGGCAGGTAAGGAAAGGCTTCGTCCAATTATGATGACTACCCTTTCGATGATTTTAGGTATGATGCCTATTGCATTGGCATCGGGAGCTAGCGCCGAGAGTAAGAATGGCCTTGCTTGGGTAATCATAGGCGGTCTTACCAGCTCGCTAATGCTAACGCTTATCCTTGTTCCATCGGTTTACATGACTATGGATAAGTATAAAGCTAGGCTTAGCCGATTGGGGCATAGCAAAAAAGGGAAAGAGGATAGCAAGCAGGAGGCTGTAAAGGGAGTAGACGAGCATGGGGCTTAATTGTCTCCAACTCTTGTTGATGTAGAACTTTCGAACAATAGTATATCCAGTTTTTTAGAGTACCGGTTCTGCCCTTTAAATATTGAAGGGTAGGGCCGAACTCTTTTGAAATTCAGCTATTGGAGGAAATTGTGAAGCTTTTATTGATGAAGTTGGGGTTGTTTACAGGTATATATTCTTGAAAAAAGGGCTGCTTGCAATGCTGATTCTTCTTATCTAAAGCGGCTAAATCTGCCGTTTTCAGCAGCAAAAGTTAGGCTGTACCCTGTGTAAATCTTAGCCAGTAGTGTTTCCACTTTTATAAAGTTCCGTTCGGTAAATGTAGCTGGCATATGTTGTGTCGCATCTTGAAAGTTGAATAAGCAATGAAATCAAAAAGACTATTCTATTTAAATAAGATCTCCAACCTACTGCTCGAAAGTAGGGGAGATAAAATGAAAATTGAAGATATTGCCGCTGCTATTGGGGTGACAAAAAAAACGATCTACAACTACTTTGATAGCAAGCAGGATCTGTGCGAGTGTATTGTAGATAGCTATATCCGTGGACAGCTTAACCAGATTAGGGTAGGGATGAAGGGAGAGGCGCCCTTAGTTACCCTACTTTCCATCAACGAAAGAGTTTATAAGGCTTACGGGCATTGTAGGCTGCTGCTTTTGCCGTTAGGAGGGGTGCATCAAAGCGAGTCGTTTGTAAAATTGGTAGAGGAGTACCAGCAGGATCTTATTGAAATAACCGACTTTACGATAAGGAAAGGGATTAACGAGTACCTGTTTGATGCGGACATAAATACGACCCTCGTTAGCAAGTTTTACATTTCGGGGATTCAGGTTCTTTCCAATCCCAGCAGCTTAAAAAATCAGATGGCCGAGCTTCGGGTGCAGCATAAAGAAACGCTATTCTACCTGCTTAAGGGAATTTGTACCCCCAAGGGCATAGCCGAACTTCGTCAGATGCTTGATATTAAGGTTAGGCTTCGCGATGGCGAAAGGCGGGAGGTGTCGGTTGCTTAATGGTAAACCTTAGTATCCCAAACCTGCTATAAGGTGCTGTTATGGGCTAGAGGGTAAGGTTGGCTACACCTGCCATACTATACCGCGAACTAGTTGAGCCACTTTACCATCTTGCTGGCTTAATTATCTCTTTAAACTTTTCATATCCAGCTAAAGTCATCATCCCAAATTTAGCATTGGGATATGTTGGCTCTATTTTAAGAGTCCGAGGCAGGAACCTCTGACTAACGGGGGCGTTTACTGTTTATTTTGAAGAGAACTTCTCGCTTCATTAAAAAGGCTCTTGATAATTCTTTGTATTCGCTATACGAACATATATTTTTACATGCTTCATTAGTCTTATCTGTTTTTTGAAATACTAAATTTATTTTCTCACACGGAAAATTATGGCATTCTCCACAATTGCTTAGATTCTCCAAATGCTCACAGTTGTTGAGATTATAGCTACATGATTTTGTCTTACTGCATCCTGAACATCTTAACTCTTCAGGGTTGAGTATCCTGTCTCGAAAACCTAGCCTATACCACAAATCCGCAATCTCACCCAATTTAGATATATCGTTGTTTTTGGTTGCAATATAGCGTGGACATTCAGAGCATATATCCCCACAAATAGATATTGTTAAATTATCCATTGTATGCTTTTTTATATTCTTTTTGCTAAGCGTAGGCAGAGCCTACGCTTTTCTTATTTTTGGCCTTTGTCTGTATAGGACAGGCCAGAGGCCTTGGTTTCTAAAGCGGAACGAGGACGATCCGCTTAACAGGGGCTGAACTTCAGACTAACGGGGTTGAAGACATTTTTTATTTATAATCTTCTACAAAATCCCAAAAATCAAACTCGTGGATTATTGAAACTTTTTGACCCTTTTTCCTTAGCTCTATTGCTTTTTCAACTTTTCGACCATAACATGCAAATGCCCAACATGGATTTCCATTGTCACCTACAATTAAATAGTCC is part of the Alistipes sp. ZOR0009 genome and encodes:
- a CDS encoding TolC family protein; the protein is MGKLKSAAGVALFMTLLYGSSAYSQKVTTLKECLSYASTNNRNLKISGYELEVSQRKVYEQMGTYLPQVNASGSLDDNLKLSKQLLPAEMFGGTPGTYKAVSFGTKYSMSGGIQVTQSIFDPQFFVALKTVKTNKKLSEQNQKKTQESVTYNISIGYYQSLIIQKQLNVLKATLDASKESLKSAELRFKNGMAKQIDVDKLRVSFNNTKSSLKQTELSYNQSLNNLKNQMGMPLDSVIVLPDAVPEFTFDRMATEAITDSTIERRSDYQILKTNMALTELDKRKSIASYLPTLSSYYNFNYNAMNQEFKFYESSQKWFNSQSIGLKLSIPIFSGFQRYQRLNQAKLNIAKSQENLKLTEQNIRVQISNYEIQYRNALDNIQNEKENLDLAQRVYANTQLECKQGVSKTLDLVQAETSLREAQNNYFNKLLSLYIAKIDYEQSKGNLENFINNQLK
- a CDS encoding efflux RND transporter periplasmic adaptor subunit; this translates as MKRLVAIIVAVVLVALIVFRLKSNHEKINAKQNVSTDLAYTSVDVAPVKSMQLEQDLSLVGYLDASKEIVISAEAQGTITSLNIELGQSVAQGYTIALIDSRQKQLALKTAQLSLKKLTKDLARYKSLYQGGSATEQQVDDAQNAYENAVVQEQLAAKQLADATVKSPISGIISKKTVERGTFVNVGNPIATIVDINQMKIKLNVSEANVYLLKQGDKATITTEVYPSATFTGKISFISPKGDEAHNYQVELLIANNGKNRLRAGTFANVHFDLPSRAKVLCIPREALQGSVKDAQVYVVDNGKAVLRRITVSGGNDKFLEVTSGLSEGEKVVTTGQVNLTDGKAIKVNN
- a CDS encoding efflux RND transporter permease subunit encodes the protein MSITEVAIKRPTLVVVAFAVLAILGITSYSLLNYDLIPKMNIPVVSIVTTYPGASANEVESSVTKKVEDAVSSLENIKNLYSTSQEGVSSVIIELESSADPNRALQDAQRKINAMVSQLPTGSKTPSINKFSTDEMPIIKLGVTGKMEPTKLYQLTDDEIKPQLSKINGVGQITLVGGSEREVKINVNKQKLDTYKLSISQVYQAIQGANLEMPTGKVEGDLKQYTVRLLGKVNSFDKIRNITVATNAAGSIVKLSDVADVVDGIAEMNTTSRINGKTSIGILIVKQTDANTVDVCKQVKEQIVKLEKQYADKGIKFDVASDSSTYTLASANAVMEDLMFAIILVAMVMFFFLHSIRNSFIVLISIPCSIISVFVAMYIFNFSLNLLTLMALSLVIGILVDDSIVVLENIYRHLEMGKDKRKAALDGRNEIGYTAVAITMVDVVVFLPLSLVSGMIGNMLREFSLVIVFSTLMSLIVSFTVTPLLASRFSKIEQLTRNTLIGRFALWFEKFFDKLVHTYERVLRWALNHRKVVYATVTALIILSFSLVGMGLIGAAFSKDGDRGEFVIKLEGEPQNTIHQTALLVERVEGLLRKHPEVTKVFSNVGYSSSDLGGGNSTAYKAEITVTLVPKEERTTPVDVFAANIKKEIQSISGLKVSATQANIMGNADDAPIQVLLRGANVTRLYAMADSVMKVVKQVPGTNDVKLSIDRSKPEMQIQLDREKMERMGLSVQQVGSVLNLALAGNTDLQYAEGDKDYDINVKLDQFDRNRVEDIGSLTVLNKSGQLVEVSSFANILQSQGPNKLERYNRVPSITVKSSVFGRPMGTVGAEVKKAIGEQIHPGEITIDYKGQMERQGDAFGSLFTAIIAALVFVYLIMVALYNSYLYPFVVMFSIPAAIVGALFALALTGEYLTIFSIIGMIMLIGLVAKNAILIVDFANKQREQGASVYDALIEAGKERLRPIMMTTLSMILGMMPIALASGASAESKNGLAWVIIGGLTSSLMLTLILVPSVYMTMDKYKARLSRLGHSKKGKEDSKQEAVKGVDEHGA
- a CDS encoding TetR/AcrR family transcriptional regulator, which encodes MKSKRLFYLNKISNLLLESRGDKMKIEDIAAAIGVTKKTIYNYFDSKQDLCECIVDSYIRGQLNQIRVGMKGEAPLVTLLSINERVYKAYGHCRLLLLPLGGVHQSESFVKLVEEYQQDLIEITDFTIRKGINEYLFDADINTTLVSKFYISGIQVLSNPSSLKNQMAELRVQHKETLFYLLKGICTPKGIAELRQMLDIKVRLRDGERREVSVA
- a CDS encoding DUF3795 domain-containing protein; this encodes MDNLTISICGDICSECPRYIATKNNDISKLGEIADLWYRLGFRDRILNPEELRCSGCSKTKSCSYNLNNCEHLENLSNCGECHNFPCEKINLVFQKTDKTNEACKNICSYSEYKELSRAFLMKREVLFKINSKRPR